In a single window of the Falco rusticolus isolate bFalRus1 chromosome 11, bFalRus1.pri, whole genome shotgun sequence genome:
- the AKNAD1 gene encoding protein AKNAD1 → MKTQMNSSFSDELGCITDATDEEHDDLPYDGDVGITCKHSKNFYNLNDCTCTKDTSVILNFDSSEGNKNIKGTANYETCPQPEEFCSCHRGATGTMGISVEMPGSEASFKKELPVCSFSKLDGKEYLTHSKMSNVLLRHFSKGELMSTCQLIERETIPETSFTESIDDTVGKPEPSEHVKDPSVHEQWGTNFEEYHLEKHKEVNTHNKNQNFLNKKICVPKKPISYTVMCGCRQENSQLIGEKEDTHILQNTKEESALFKKTVSPCELKYGQGQGHYCLPDVSKVASEVKVPKRSDNINSVPTIERAKSFPILQSKSVIVKNVLENKNHSVENRKEISIPELLQQLKQIVQDVTSFNSFPYYFLAANKMLTQHADTQNHTDHLRLNPKILPQSDFPNASTAIYSKDAGTSSEVFTLHAPIQSTHGSESGTAALALPAAGTIEAGCRNPPYLLPELTLGEKMSQVLKDQTDQLLKKVEDFSNHMTQETFLLQDRYLELNQLKKYLDALERNYLTAREEHRNLQLQNYKDKSVNVGEFDPEREVEGEIFRLGMVLEDIQEQSDDSQFNLSSLLTSCESANSSYSPCESSVVSSIADPPGRRGTETAFLHKNKEGGESQTTDVIPETNQFSLEGNKCNLCLRMLQKRAESTSTRETEPLRKGGLLANKHSSNIMRFLSPEEKHAAEGLASHSWGTSTQKFNADEESMKRNTNIQESKTGTCSLLIQRKPTDLSDTNLSSDSEDTSAYDSCNYSQSKELVNCETKSYKTFNTRLHGDRRGLRCRCHRGSRDQFKLRNYEEAVQSCALCRNKSFGSSSYSQKRISTQKAQKNKQPCEPVNRPSERQNFEAVKTYYSSTYDKVTLSHQYLPSKKSAQRKPAVNIRNASDSNTNILTSTLDHAIQTANSLKKATERMVRVVSEDLAKVKRKQL, encoded by the exons ATGAAAACCCAAATGAATAGTTCATTTTCAGATGAATTAGGCTGTATCACAGATGCAACAGATGAGGAACACGACGACTTACCTTATGATGGAGATGTAGGAATAACctgtaaacacagtaaaaatttCTACAATTTGAATGATTGTACTTGTACAAAAGATAcatctgttattttaaattttgactCTTCTGAAGGtaacaaaaacataaaaggaacAGCAAATTATGAAACTTGTCCACAGCCTGAAGAATTCTGCAGTTGCCACAGAGGTGCCACAGGAACAATGGGAATTTCAGTTGAAATGCCTGGAAGTGAAGCTTCCTTTAAGAAGGAATTACCTGTTTGTAGTTTTAGTAAACTAGATGGCAAAGAATATCTAACTCACTCAAAAATGTCCAATGTCCTTTTGCGTCATTTTTCTAAGGGTGAGTTAATGAGCACATGCCAGTTAATCGAACGTGAGACAATACCAGAGACATCCTTTACTGAAAGTATTGATGACACTGTGGGCAAACCTGAGCCTTCAGAACACGTCAAAGACCCTTCGGTGCACGAACAATGGGGAACTAACTTTGAAGAGTATCACTTAGAAAAACACAAGGAAGTAAACACccataataaaaatcaaaattttctaaacaaaaagaTATGTGTTCCTAAGAAACCCATTTCTTACACTGTTATGTGTGGCTGCAGACAAGAAAATTCACAACTGATTGGCGAAAAAGAAGATACACACATCTTGCAAAACACGAAAGAAGAGAGCGCCctgtttaagaaaacagtttcacCTTGCGAGCTCAAATATGGCCAAGGTCAAGGTCACTACTGCCTTCCTGATGTCTCCAAAGTTGCTTCAGAAGTTAAAGTACCAAAAAGAAGCGACAACATTAACTCAGTTCCTACCATTGAAAGAGCAAAATCCTTCCCTATTTTGCAAAGTAAATCAGTAATTGTGAAAAACGTTCTAGAAAATAAGAACCATTCTgtagagaacagaaaagaaataagcattCCAGAACTGCTGCAACAGCTAAAG CAAATTGTTCAAGATGTAACAAGTTTTAATAGTTTTCCCTACTATTTCCTGGCTGCAAACAAGATGCTGACACAGCATGCTGACACCCAGAATCACACTGACCACCTGAGATTGAATCCCAAG ATACTTCCTCAGTCAGATTTTCCAAATGCCAGCACTGCCATTTACTCAAAAGACGCTGGGACATCCTCTGAAGTCTTTACGTTACATGCTCCTATACAATCTACACATG GATCAGAGTCTGGAACAGCAGCATTGGCATTACCAGCAGCTGGTACAATAGAAGCAGGCTGTCGAAATCCTCCTTATTTACTGCCAGAACTAACACTAGGAGAAAAGATGTCTCAAGTACTAAAGGATCAGACAGATCAACTGCTAAAAAAA GTGGAAGACTTTTCTAACCATATGACCCAAGAGACATTCCTTTTACAAGACCGCTATCTG GAATTAAATCAATTGAAAAAATACCTTGATGCCTTGGAAAGGAATTACTTAACAGCTAGAGAAGAGCATCGTAACTTACAGCTGCAGAACTACAAGGACAAGTCTGTCAACGTTGGAGAGTTTGATCCTGAAAG AGAAGTGGAAGGGGAAATATTCAGACTTGGCATGGTGCTCGAAGACATCCAGGAACAAAGTGATGACAGCCAATTCAACTTGTCATCTTTGCTTACTTCCTGCGAATCTGCCAATTCATCGTACTCTCCTTGTGAG AGCTCGGTAGTTTCAAGCATTGCTGACCCTCCAGGAAGAAGAGGTactgaaactgcatttcttcacAAGAacaaggagggaggagaaagtcAGACAACTGATGTAATCCCAGAGACAAATCAATTTTCTTTAGAAGGCAACAAGTGCAATCTTTGTCTTCGCAT GTTACAAAAGAGAGCTGAATCAACCTCCACAAGAGAAACAGAGCCTCTGAGAAAAGGAGGTCTGCTAGCAAACAAGCATTCTTCCAACATAATG AGATTCCTTTCACCTGAGGAAAAACATGCTGCTGAAGGTCTTGCATCCCATAGTTGGGGTACATCAACTCAAAAATTTAATGCTGATGAAGAAAGTATGAAAAG aaatacaaacatccAGGAAAGCAAAACTGGAACATGTTCACTCCTCATTCAGAGAAAACCAACTGATTTATCAGATACCAACCTGA GCAGCGATTCAGAAGACACCTCAGCCTACGATTCTTGTAACTATTCACAGAGCAAGGAACTTGTGAACTGCGAGACTAAAAGTTACAAAACATTCAATACAAGACTACATGGAGACAGAAGAG gaCTTAGGTGCAGATGCCATAGAGGAAGCAGAGATCAATTTAAACTCAGGAATTACGAAGAGGCTGTTCAGTCTTGTGCcttatgcagaaataaaagttttggtTCATCCT CTTATTCACAAAAAAGAATCTCCACtcaaaaagctcagaaaaataaGCAGCCATGCGAACCTGTAAACAGACCTTCTGAAAG GCAAAACTTTGAAGCTGTCAAAACCTACTATTCAAGCACATACGATAAAGTTACCCTTTCACACCAATACTTACCCAGCAAGAAGTCTGCCCAAAGGAAACCCGCAGTCAACATCAGAAACGCCAGTGACTCCAATACAAAT ATTTTAACTTCTACTCTGGATCATGCCATACAGACAGCAAACAGTTTGAAGAAAGCTACAGAACGAATGGTACGAGTAGTTTCAGAAGATCTAGctaaagttaaaagaaaacagctttaa
- the CFH gene encoding complement factor H isoform X2, with the protein MSTWLFNFSKDGDSTASLEIICDVPDIQHGFIRSPKRSYKDSEKLPFVCDEGYTYGNTVDVRCTESGWTPTPYCTVIQCSPPSIPNGSFRPQRNSYKERDTITIQCDDGYQITTTTGRNTAECTKNGWVPDPVCTWKPCDYPAIENGRLSESLEYGKYYYFPMRLGQHAHYHCNNGYSTPSGEYWVQMVCSERGWSPKPKCLKKCYVRRVENGYFIRSWQNAYNEGERVKYACNNGYYTEHEGGEVTCTKKDWSPPPRCIHKKKCHNVNFDNGYFSLGEETFNLWEETTYSCHTGFVTPEGQETGVTQCQKNGWTPPPKCIKSCKRPHVDILNYHTNRTIFFPEETIEYTCLEGYRTASNMPTGTTRCGVNGEWSPTPQCLAIECDMLTLPNGDFSPKEGKYKNGDVVNFICTNNYIRVGPASIQCYYFGWFPPPPVCKANTRGCGPPPEITNGSIAGGSVGQYRHGDRIQYECNTEFKLSGSKEIECVDGQWSSSPSCIEDKAPCGSPSSIPNVVLHQEDQTQFSHGDEVICGCKQGSGNSRQMKIKCLHGEWKPLPLCPDPIPQCVLPMNVELVHKSHLSKQKKETRFHKVIRYVCKSGDKSIKLASCVSGKWLPEIQCTAEDSKSTCPPPPQVPGAQPITVGRNYKHGSKIAFSCLKSFQLIGSNEITCIEGKWQSPPHCVESPCLPPEPIECVDVPRLENPNLKIKKEGKIIYLAGARFKYVSRSGYVLNGSSEITCSMGSWTTAPTCLEIPCGSFPKVANAQTEGRNKEMYEAGETIRYQCDEGFLIVGSPETICREGNWTAPPFCQDVRCGPAPEIPNAFITSTQQEKYLPGARVQYECERTFQIMGGNYVTCMDGVWSQAPTCRDVTCKPPPEIAGGNVRGIKKSRYLPEENAHYQCWEGFQMSGPSTVVCQNGTWTELPKCRGKGGKCGPPPAIENGDILSFPVREYRPGTTLEYKCPNLYILEGSRYITCTNGQWTSPPVCLVACTASEEDMDRNNIELKWVTKTKLYSTSGDFIEFQCKRGYVADPASSPFRVQCVMGTLEYPRCNEGKNCTLQEEVMNANNIQLQSPRPSSTSTYRSGDYISFNCKWSYSVVSPTEKLHVECLDGVISYPACARLF; encoded by the exons AGATTATCTGTGATGTACCAGATATTCAGCATGGATTTATACGTTCTCCAAAGAGGTCTTACAAGGACTCTGAAAAGCTGCCGTTTGTCTGTGATGAAGGGTATACGTATGGTAACACAGTAGATGTACGATGTACTGAATCAGGATGGACTCCAACCCCCTATTGCACTG tAATTCAGTGCTCTCCTCCAAGCATTCCCAATGGGAGCTTTAGACCTCAACGCAACAGCTACAAAGAACGTGATACAATCACAATACAGTGTGATGATGGATATCAAATTACAACAACAACTGgcagaaacacagctgaatGCACCAAGAATGGCTGGGTGCCTGATCCAGTTTGTACCT gGAAACCGTGTGACTATCCAGCTATAGAAAATGGCAGGTTGAGTGAATCACTGGAGTACGGCAAATACTATTACTTTCCAATGAGGCTGGGGCAGCACGCTCATTACCACTGCAACAATGGTTATTCAACCCCGAGTGGAGAATACTGGGTTCAAATGGTCTGTTCTGAAAGGGGCTGGTCTCCAAAGCCAAAATGCCTCA AAAAATGCTATGTCAGACGTGTGGAAAATGGTTATTTCATACGTAGCTGGCAGAATGCTTACAATGAAGGTGAAAGAGTTAAATATGCCTGCAACAATGGCTATTATACTGAACATGAAGGTGGGGAAGTCACATGCACAAAGAAGGACTGGTCACCTCCTCCAAGATGTATCCATAAAA aaaaatgccaTAATGTCAATTTTGACAACGGTTATTTCAGCCTTGGAgaggaaacatttaatttatggGAGGAGACCACCTATAGTTGTCATACTGGCTTTGTAACTCCAGAAGGACAAGAAACAGGAGTGACACAGTGTCAAAAGAATGGCTGGACTCCACCTCCAAAGTGCATCA AATCATGTAAAAGACCTCATGTGGACATTTTGAATTACCACACAAATAGGACTATCttctttcctgaagaaacaATTGAGTATACATGTTTGGAGGGATATCGAACTGCAAGTAATATGCCAACTGGTACCACAAGGTGTGGTGTAAATGGTGAATGGAGTCCAACACCGCAGTGTCTTG CAATAGAATGCGACATGCTGACACTGCCCAATGGAGATTTTTCTCCCAAGGAGGGTAAATACAAGAATGGAGATGTTGTGAATTTTATCTGTACAAACAATTACATTAGAGTGGGACCTGCCTCTATTCAGTGCTATTACTTCGGATGgtttccaccaccaccagtaTGTAAAG CGAACACCAGAGGTTGTGGACCTCCACCTGAGATTACCAATGGAAGTATTGCTGGTGGCTCTGTGGGACAGTATCGGCATGGGGACAGAATACAATATGAATGCAACACTGAATTTAAATTGAGTGGATCAAAGGAAATAGAATGTGTCGATGGACAGTGGTCATCTTCTCCCTCTTGCATTG AAGACAAAGCGCCATGTGGATCACCTTCCTCTATTCCAAATGTTGTTCTCCATCAGGAAGACCAGACCCAGTTTTCACATGGTGATGAAGTAATTTGTGGATGTAAACAAGGCTCTGGCAATTCtaggcaaatgaaaataaaatgtcttcatGGGGAATGGAAGCCTTTACCTCTTTGTCCTG atCCTATTCCTCAGTGTGTACTTCCAATGAATGTTGAGCTTGTGCACAAGAGTCatctttccaaacaaaaaaaggagactAGATTCCATAAAGTTATACGTTACGTATGTAAATCGGGTGACAAAAGTATTAAACTGGCAAGTTGTGTGTCTGGAAAATGGTTACCAGAGATTCAATGTACAG CTGAGGACAGCAAGAGCACATGCCCACCTCCACCTCAGGTGCCTGGTGCGCAGCCAATAACAGTTGGAAGAAATTACAAGCATGGGAgtaaaatagctttttcatGTCTGAAGAGTTTCCAGCTCATCGGTTCGAATGAAATAACCTGTATAGAAGGGAAATGGCAATCACCACCTCACTGTGTGG aaagtcCATGTTTGCCACCAGAACCCATAGAATGTGTTGACGTTCCCAGACTGGAAAATccaaacttaaaaattaaaaaagaagggaaaataatatatttggCTGGTGCTAGATTTAAGTATGTGTCTCGTTCTGGTTATGTGTTAAATGGATCATCGGAGATAACTTGTTCTATGGGAAGCTGGACCACAGCTCCTACATGCTTGG AAATTCCATGTGGAAGTTTTCCAAAAGTTGCCAATGCTCAAACTGAAGGCAGAAACAAGGAAATGTATGAGGCTGGTGAAACAATTCGCTACCAGTGTGACGAGGGGTTTCTGATTGTTGGTTCCCCTGAAACgatctgcagagaaggaaactgGACAGCACCGCCCTTCTGTCAAG ATGTTAGGTGTGGACCCGCACCTGAAATTCCCAATGCTTTTATTACAAGCACTCAACAGGAGAAGTATCTGCCCGGTGCCAGAGTGCAGTATGAATGTGAACGCACTTTTCAAATTATGGGTGGAAATTATGTCACTTGTATGGATGGAGTATGGTCACAAGCACCAACTTGCAGAG ATGTGACGTGTAAACCTCCTCCAGAAATTGCTGGTGGTAACGTTCGAGGTATTAAAAAGTCAAGGTATTTGCCTGAGGAGAATGCTCACTATCAGTGCTGGGAAGGCTTTCAGATGAGTGGGCCTTCCACCGTAGTGTGTCAGAATGGGACCTGGACAGAGCTGCCAAAGTGTAGAg GGAAAGGTGGGAAATGTGGCCCTCCTCCAGCTATTGAAAATGGAGAcattctttccttccctgtgcGAGAATATCGGCCAGGTACAACTCTGGAATACAAATGCCCAAATCTCTACATCCTGGAAGGATCCCGGTATATCACCTGTACTAACGGGCAGTGGACAAGTCCCCCAGTTTGCCTAG TGGCCTGTACAGCATCTGAAGAAGACATGGACAGAAACAATATTGAGCTGAAATGGGTCACAAAAACAAAGCTGTATTCCACATCGGGTGACTTTATTGAATTTCAGTGTAAAAGAGGATATGTGGCGGACCCAGCATCTTCGCCCTTCAGAGTGCAGTGTGTGATGGGGACGTTAGAATATCCACGGTGCAATGAAGGAA AGAACTGTACATTGCAGGAGGAGGTTATGAATGCTAATAATATTCAACTACAGTCACCAAGGCCATCGAGCACTTCCACCTATCGCTCTGGAGATTATATTTCCTTTAACTGCAAATGGTCATACAGCGTAGTTTCACCCACAGAGAAACTTCATGTAGAGTGCCTGGATGGAGTGATTTCATATCCTGCATGTGCCA GGTTATTCTGA